The sequence GCAGTCACTTCCTCGGCAACCATCTGCGTGGACTTGTCCGTCACGGCGGCCTCTGCCTCGGCAGCGGCGTTCACCTCGCGCTCGAGGGCCGGGATCTCCCCGTAGAGGATCCGGGAGGCAGTTTCGAGGTCGCCTTCGCGGGCAGCCTTGTCGTACGCGGAGCGCAGTTCGTCCAGCTTTGCCTTCAGGTCACCCACGCGGTTGAGGCCGGCCTTCTCCGCTTCCCACCGGGCATTCAGGGCGGAGAGCTCCTCCTCCTTGTCCGCCTTGTCGGCGCGGAGTGCGGCGAGGCGCTCCACGGACGCGGGATCCGATTCGCCGGTCAGGGCCAGCTCCTCCATGGTGAGCCGGTCCACCTGCCGCCGCAGCTGGTCGATTTCCTCCGGAGCGGAGTCGATCTCCATGCGGAGGCGCGAGGCTGCCTCGTCCACAAGGTCGATGGCCTTGTCCGGCAGCTGGCGGCCCGTGATGTAGCGGTTGGACAGCGTGGCGGCGGCCACCAGGGCAGAGTCTGCGATGGCGACCTTGTGGTGCGCCTCGTAGCGCTCCTTGAGGCCGCGGAGGATGCCGATGGTGTCCTCCACGCTGGGCTCGCCCACGTACACCTGCTGGAAGCGGCGTTCCAGGGCTGCGTCCTTCTCGATGTTCTCGCGGTACTCATCCAGGGTGGTGGCACCGATCAGGCGCAGCTCGCCGCGCGCCAGCATGGGCTTGAGCATGTTGCCGGCGTCCATGGAGGAATCTCCGGTGGCGCCTGCACCCACCACCGTGTGGATCTCGTCGATGAACGTGACAACCTGGCCCTCGGAGCCCTTGATCTCCTCGAGGACAGCCTTGAGCCGCTCTTCGAACTCGCCGCGGTATTTGGCGCCGGCCACCATGGAGCCAAGGTCCAGGGAGATCAGCGTCTTGCCGCGCAGGCTTTCCGGGACGTCGCCCGCCACCATGCGCTGGGCCAGGCCCTCGACGACGGCCGTCTTGCCCACACCGGGTTCGCCGATCAGCACCGGGTTGTTCTTGGTGCGCCGTGAGAGCACCTGGACAACACGGCGGATTTCCGAGTCCCGGCCGATCACCGGATCCAGCTTGCCGGCGCGGGCCATGGCAGTGAGGTCCGTGCCGTACTTATCCAGGGCCTGGAAGGTGTTTTCGGGGTCCGGGCTGTCCACTTTCCGGTCGCCGCGGACCCCGGGCAGCGCAGCGAGCAGGGCTTCCCGGGACGCTCCGGCTTCGCGGAGGAGCCGGGCAGCAGCGTCGTTGCCGGCGGAGAGGCCCACCAGCAGCACCTCGGTGGAAACGAAGGAATCACCCAGCCGGTCCGCCTCCTCCTTGGCGTGCTGGATGGCCTGCAGGGCGGGCCGGGACAGCTGCGCCTGCTGGCTGGAGCCGCCGGAGGTGGCGGGCAGGGCCTTGATCCCGCTGCTGGCCTGCACGCTGACAACGTCCGGGTCCGTGCCGGTGGCGCGGAGGAGCGCAACGGCCACGCCTTCCCGCTGGTCCATCAGCGCTTTGAGGAGGTGTGCCGGTTCCACCTGCGGGTTGCCGGCCGTGGAGGCGTTCATTGCCGCCGCGGAAAGAGCCTCCTGGCTCTTGGTGGTGAATTTGACGTCCAAAGAGAGCTCCTTTCGGGGGCTGGTTGACTAAGTTGAGTGTACTACGCTCAACTTTGCGTGGCGACGTTCCTTAGCCATGTTTGCCCACGGCGAAACGGCTGTCCAGAGCCGGAGGTCCCTCCCGCCGGGAATCCCCTGGTTGCCCCTTCCGGTCGCTAAGTCCCGTACACGGAGACGGCGGCGGCCTTGACCACGAAGTGCACCGTCATGCCCGGCGCAAGGCCCAGGTCTGCGGAAGCGGAAGGCGTGATGTCGGCGGCCAGGCCGCCTGCCCTCACCCGGATCTGGTCACCGTGGGGTTCGAGGTCGGTAATGGTGACCGCGAACGAGTTCCGCGGGCTTCCGTGGGCGTCGTCGAGGAACACTGACACAGCCGACGGCGGGAAGACGGCAACGCCCGGACCGCCTGCTTTCGGGAAGCCGGCTTCGGGGAAGGCTTGTTCCTGGTGGTGCCCCGCGATCCTCATGCCACGGGAGGTATGCACCCCAGCGCCGTCCAACGTGCCAGGGATGAAGTTCAGTCCAGCCAGTCCGGCGGCAAAGGAGCTGCGGGGACGTTCCAGGACCGTCCGCGTGGGCCCTTCCTCCGCAACCTTCCCGTTCTCCAGGATGACCACACGGTCCGCGAGCACCAGCGCATCCAGGACGTCGTGCGTGACGATGATGGCCTGCCGCCCCGCGAGGACCCGCTTGAAGAGGCGGCGCAGCAGCGGAGCAGAGTGGATGTCCAGGGCGGCCAGCGGTTCATCGAGCAGCAGGAGTGCGGGATCGGCGGCGAGCGCGCGGGCCACCGCCACGCGTTGGGCCTGGCCGCCGGACAATTGTGCGGGACGGCGTCCGGCGAGGTGTTCCGCTTCCACATCAGCCAGCCAGCGCATGGCCTGCTGCTTCGCGTCCCGCTTCGGGACACCGCCGCTGCGGGGCCCGAAGGATACGTTGTCCACCGCGCTGAGATGGGGGAACAGCAGGGGTTCCTGGGCAAGCAGGGCCGTGCCGCGGTGATGGGGAGGCAGCCAGGTCCGGTTGGCGCCGTCGAGGTCGAAAAGGGTCCTGCCGTTGAGTTCCGCCCGGCCGCTGTCCGGCCGCAGCAGGCCCGCGATGCTGGCCAGCAGGGTGGATTTGCCGGCGCCGTTGGGTCCCATCACGGCCAGCGTTTCGCCCGGCCGGACGGCGAGGTCCACGTCGAAGCCCCGCCCGGCCACGGCTGCCTGGAAGGACAGCGTCACGGGACTTCCCCGCGAACGGGTGCGGGCGTCGTCGTCCGTTTGGCAGTCCATGGGCGGCTCTTTGCCGGCTGCCGGTACGCGAGCGCCACGACGGCGACGGCGACTGCCACCAGGACCAGGGACAGCGCGACGGCGGCAGCGGGGTCCGTTTCCCGTTGCAGGTAGATCTCCAGGGGCAGGGTCCGGGTCACCCCCTGGAGGCTGCCGGCGAAGGTGAGCGTGGCACCGAACTCGCCCAGGCTGCGCGCGAAGGAGAGGACGGCGCCGGACGCGAGGCCGGGCAGGACCAGCGGCAGCGTGACCCGCCGGAACACCGTTCCCGGCCGGGCTCCCAGCGTGGCGGCCACTGCTTCGTAGCGGGAGCCCGACGTCCGCAGGGCCCCCTCCAGGCTGACTACCAGGAAGGGCAGCGCCACGAACGTCTGCGCCAGGACCACCGCCGTGGTGGAGAAGGCGATGCGCAGCCCAAGCACCTCCAGGGCCTGCCCCAGCAGCCCTTGGCGGCCGAACGTGTACAGCAGGGCGATTCCGCCCACCACCGGCGGAAGCACCAGCGGCAGGAGCACCAATGAGCGCAGGAGCCCCTGCAGCCGGAAGGAATCGCGGGCGAGGACCAGTGCCAGCGGAACCCCCAGCACGACGCACAGCACGGTGCTCGCCGCGGACGTTCGAAGGCTCAGCCCCAGCGCAGTCAGTGATGGGCCCGACGTCACCAACGGAATGAACTGGGCCCAGTCGACGCGCAGCACCATGGCCAGCAGGGGCAGGACGACGACGACGGCCGCCAGGACGGCCAGCACCCGGACCCAGGCGGGGATGCCGGAGTACGCGCGCCTGTCCACCTGCCGCACTCCCTCTCTGCCTTTCCCCGTTTCCGTGCCTGCTGTACCCAAGTGCTCAGCGGCCTTCGAGGACCTGCTTGAGCCTGGACAGTTGGGCTACCTCAGATTCCATGGTCCTGGTGACCATCGAATCAAGGACACGCATCAGGAGCGGAAGCTTGGCGTCCAGGGCAAAGTGAACGGTGGTGCTGCCGGCTTCCCCGGCCAAGGTATACGTGCCTGTGGGCCGGGCCGGCCCCGCAACCACCTCGAAGCCCAGCAGGCGGCCCGGCTCTGCGGTGGTGATTTTGTAGTCACCCTGCAACGGGCGGCCCTTGGGTCCGGTCAGCGTTTGGCTGTAGATTGCGCCGGGCTCACCTGCCCTGCCTTCCTTGAGGGAAATGGATTTTACGCCCTCACGCCAGGCGATGTTGTTCAGGCCGTCGGCCAGGAAGTCGTAGACCTCGCGTGCCGGCCGGTTGATGGTGATGCTGTTTTCTGCGTGGGCCATGCTGGTTTCCTTCGGACATGTCGGCTAAGAACGCTGGATGCTTGACGGTGGTGTCGACCGGCACGGCCCGGCGGACCTGCCGGCCGTTCCTCGCCCCACCCTACTGTCCGCCGGGCCCGAAACCCGCGGCGGCCAGGACTTTTTGGCCCTCCGGGCCTGCCACCAAGTCGATGAATGCGTGGGCGGCGGCCTTGTTCCTGCCGCCGGCGAGGCCCGTAATCGGGTAGGTGTTCACGGCACTCCCCGCCTCCGGGAACTGGATGCCTGCCGCCCTGAACCCCGCCGCCTTGATGTCGGTGCCGTAGACCAGTCCGGCGTCCGCCTCGCCGGAGGTGACCTTGCCCAGGACGTCGGTGACTGCGTTTTCCTCGCTGACCGGGCTCAGCGTGAGCCCCGCCGCCTGGGCCACCCTGGCCGCGGCGGCCCCACAGGGAACCTGCCTGGCGCAGGTCACCAGCTTGATGCCCGGCCGGGCCAGGTCCTTCAGCGATGTGACACCGGCAGGATTGCCCGGCGGCACCGCGATTGCCAGGGTGTTGGTGGCGAAGTTTTCCGGCGTGCCATCAGCCAGGCCCGCGTCCTGCACCTTCTTCATATTGGCAGTATCCGCGGACGCGAAGACGTCCGCGGGCGCACCCTGGCTGATCTGGCTTGCGAGGTCCGAGGAACCGGCGAAACTCAGCGCGACCGATGTGCCGGGATGTTCCGCTTCGAAGGTGCCGGCGAGCTCGGTAAAAGCCTGCTTGAGGGAGGCCGCCGCGAAGACGGTGATTTCGCCGCTGGGCTTGTCATTTGCGGTGGTGCCCGCACCGGCACCGGTTACGGAGCCCCCTGCGGCGCAGCCCGGGAGGACGGCCAGCAGCAGCGCGACCACCGGCAGGACACCGAGGGAAAGCACGTGTTTCCGGAGTGGCGGGTGCCCGGACCGGGCAGGTGGCTGTTTCATGCAGTGGCCCGGCCCTTCGAGGATTCGATGATGACAGTGGTCGCCTTGACCACGGCGGTGGCAACGGCCCCCGGTTCCAGCCCCAGTTCACGCACGGCTTCGCTGCTCATCAGGGAGACCACCCGGAAAGGACCGCACTGCAGTTCCACCTGCGCCACGACTTTGTCCGTAATGACATTGGTGACCAGCCCGACGAACCGGTTCCGTGCCGAACTGCTGCCGCCTTTGGGGTCCTCCGGGAGCTGGGCGAGCTTCTGTGCATGCGTTGCCAGTTCCAGCCCGTCCACCGCCCGGCGGCCGGAAGCGTCCCGGAGCGCGGTCAGGGTCCCCTGCTCTGTCCACCGGCGGACAGTATCGTCGCTCACGCCCAGGAACCGTGCAGCCTCCGAAATGCGGATGAGTGCCATAGGAGGATTATATTCCGCAAATACGGTTTTTTGGCCTGCATGTATTCGCAAGCGAGGTTGCGGGCAGGCCTCCCGGCCGCTCCGCGGGCCCAGCCGGCGGCGGCACTAGACTCCTTCCATGGCCATCTACATCGACCCGCCGCTGTGGCCTGCCCACGGAACGCACTTCTCGCACTTGGTGTCGGACGTATCGCTGGACGAGCTTCATTCGTTCGCGGCCGCCGCCGGGATTCCTGAGCGGGCGTTCGACGGCGATCACTACGATGTGCCGGAACGCCGGTTCAATGACCTGGTGGCCGCCGGCGCGGCTCCGGTGGAGGGAAGGGTGCTGGTGCGCCGGCTCATCGCCAGCGGCCTGCGGATCCCGGCGCGCCGGCGGAACAAGTCGCTGAAGGTCCCGCTGCTGAACCGCTGGGAAGTCATCATGCCCGGGCACGACGCACTCTTCCTGGACCTGCTGGACCGGTGGAGCGAACCACACCGCCACTACCACGGCTGCACCCACCTGCTTTCCGTACTGGAGGCGATCGACCTGCTCACGGAACCTGGCGAGCCGCCGCGGGCAGTGCTGCTGGCGGCCTGGTTCCACGATGCCGTCTACCGCGGGATCGCTGAACAGGACGAGGAGGAGTCAGCTCGCCTGGCCGAAGACCGGCTGGCCGACGCCGGGCTTCCGGAGGAAGAAGTGGCGGAAGTTGCCCGGCTGGTCCGCCTGACGTCGGACCACCGGCCGGAGCCTGGTGACGACGGCGGGGCCCTCCTCTGCGACGCGGACCTTTCCATCCTGGGCGCCGAACCGGACGAGTACGCCCGCTACGTCGCTGCCGTGCGGAAGGATTACGCGCACATCGGCGACGCCGACTTCGCAGCCGGCAGGTCCGCCGTCGTCCGCCACCTGCTGGAACTGGACCCGCTGTTCCACCATCGGCGGGCCAGGGCCCTGTGGCTGGACGCCGCACACCGCAACCTGGAAGGCGAACTCGCATGAACGCACCCGGCACCAGTCCGCGGCACACGCACTCCGCCAATGCAGCCCACCGCCAACTCCCTTTCGCCGTCCGGCTGGAATGGGGGCTGGAGGGAGCCAGGACGGTGGCACCCGGGGCCGACATCGCGGTAGTGGTGGATGTCCTGTCCTTCAGTACCTGCGTCAGCGTGGCCCTGGACCGGGGCGCTGAAGTCTTTCCCTACCGCTGGCGGGACACCACGGCCGAGGACTTCGCCGCCCACCACCGCGCCCAGCTGGCCGGGCCCCGCGGCGGCGGAGGCCTGAGCCTCTCCCCCGCAAGCCTCCGCGCTGCGGATTCGCTGGACCGTGTGGTGCTGCCCTCGCCCAACGGTTCCGAACTTTGCCATGCGCTGGCCGCCGAAGTGCCACTCGTGGCCGCAGCCTGCCTGCGGAACGCGGCGGCCACGGCGGAATGGGTGGCCGCCAACCTTGCCGCCGATGCCGTGGTGGCCGTGGTCGCCGCCGGTGAGCGGTGGCCCGACGGCACAATCCGGCCCTCCGTGGAGGACCAGATCGGAGCCGGCGCCTTCATCGCGGGGCTGGTGGCCGCCAGCAAGGGCGGCTACGAAGCCGGTGACGGACGGCACGGCTATGCTCCGGAGGCCGTGGCGGCCATGGCTGTTTTCGAGTCCGCCGAACCACGGCTGCGCGAGCTGCTGCAGAATTGCTCCAGCGGCCGCGAACTGTCCGGGGCAGGCTACGCCGAGGACGTGGACATCGCCGCTGAGCTGGACGGAAGCGAGCGGGCGGCCATCCTCCGGGACGGATCGTTCCGGCCGCTGTAACCAGCCGGCAAACCTTAGCGGTACGTGCTGACGAACGGCGTGCTGGTTGGCACGATCTGCTTGCCCAGGGGCATCAGGGACACCGGGATGAGTTTGATGTTGGCGATGGCCAGCGGGATGCCGACGATGGTCACGGCCATGGCGAACGCGGTGACCACGTGGCCAATGGCAATCCAGATCCCTGCCACGAGCAGCCAGATCACGTTGCCCAGCAGCGAAAAGACACCCGTACCGCCGGGCTTGTCCACCACCATCCGGCCAAACGGCCACAGGGTGTAGGAGGCAATCCGGAATGAGGCGATGCCCCAAGGGATGGTGATGATCAGCAGGCAGCAGACCACGCCCGCGAGGAAATAGCCCAGGGCCAGCCAGAAGCCGCCGAAAACCAGCCAGATGATGTTCAAAAGTGTCTTCATGCACCCATTGTGCCCTCGACCCCCTGACAAAAAGGCTGTCCGGCCAAAAGATGGGGGACATCCCTGAGCGGGCCCTGACCCGGCACCGGTCAGGCGCAGGCGGATGGCCGCTAAGCCGTGGCAGCGGCCTTGGCAGCATTGACGAACGCGCGGATCTTAGCCAGGTCCTTCACGCCGCGGGACGCTTCAACGCCGGAGGAGACGTCAACGCCCCAGGCGTGGGCAGCGGCTGCTGCCTGGCCCACGTTGGCCGCCTCGAGGCCACCGGCAAGCACCCAGTTCCGGCCCTCCAGCACGGGCAGGCCCGCCACGGAGGCGTAATCCCAGGACTCCCCGGAACCCGGAACGGCGGCATCGATCAGGAGGAGGTCCTCACCCCAGTCCTCGAACTCGTCCGGTGAGGCACCCATGGTGATGGCCCTGACCAGCTTCATGCCGGCGTCGTGCACTGTCTCCACGTCCGTGCGGGACCGGGCGCCGTGCAGCTGGATCCATTCCAGGCCGGCGGCGCGGGCGATGGCGATGGCGTCTGTGACAGGCTCGTCGCGGAACACCCCGATCGGGGAGACGCTGTCCGGTACTCCGGCCAGCAGGGAGGCGGCCTGTGACGGTGAGACAACCCGGGGGCTGGCGGTGAGGACGAACCCCACCGCATCCGCGCCGGCGTCCACTGCTTCGCGGACCGATTCGGGCGTGCTGAGACCACACACTTTGACGAACATTCCCGGGCTCCTTCAGGCTGTTTTCGTGTTGACCCCCCGGAGGAGAGTAGCAGGCACGGGACCGGTGTGCGACGGGCAGCCACGGCGGGGAACTACGCTGGGCTGATGCAGATCATCCGCTTCGAAGGGCTCAAAGCCGAACCATGGCGCAACGGTGGCGGGGTGACAAGGGAAATCGCACGCCAGGGGTCGGCGGACGGCGGCTGGGACTGGCGGGTGAGCATCGCCGATGTGGCCAAGGCCGGCGACTTCTCCGCTTTCCCTGGAATGGAGCGCGTACTGACGGTCATCGAGGGGGAACTGCTGCTGCTGACCGTTGGCGGCGCGGAACAACCCCTTGAAAAGTACCGTCCGTTCCGGTTCGACGGTGGCGCAGCTACAACAGCTGCACTGCCCACCGGCGACATCCGTGAC comes from Pseudarthrobacter sp. NIBRBAC000502770 and encodes:
- the clpB gene encoding ATP-dependent chaperone ClpB — translated: MDVKFTTKSQEALSAAAMNASTAGNPQVEPAHLLKALMDQREGVAVALLRATGTDPDVVSVQASSGIKALPATSGGSSQQAQLSRPALQAIQHAKEEADRLGDSFVSTEVLLVGLSAGNDAAARLLREAGASREALLAALPGVRGDRKVDSPDPENTFQALDKYGTDLTAMARAGKLDPVIGRDSEIRRVVQVLSRRTKNNPVLIGEPGVGKTAVVEGLAQRMVAGDVPESLRGKTLISLDLGSMVAGAKYRGEFEERLKAVLEEIKGSEGQVVTFIDEIHTVVGAGATGDSSMDAGNMLKPMLARGELRLIGATTLDEYRENIEKDAALERRFQQVYVGEPSVEDTIGILRGLKERYEAHHKVAIADSALVAAATLSNRYITGRQLPDKAIDLVDEAASRLRMEIDSAPEEIDQLRRQVDRLTMEELALTGESDPASVERLAALRADKADKEEELSALNARWEAEKAGLNRVGDLKAKLDELRSAYDKAAREGDLETASRILYGEIPALEREVNAAAEAEAAVTDKSTQMVAEEVTAEDIAEVISAWTGIPAGRMLQGESQKLLHMEEELGRRLIGQAKAVTAVSDAVRRARAGISDPNRPTGSFLFLGPTGVGKTELAKALADFLFDDERAMVRIDMSEYGEKHSVARLVGAPPGYVGYEEGGQLTEAVRRRPYSVVLLDEVEKAHPEVFDILLQVLDDGRLTDGQGRTVDFRNVILVLTSNLGSQFLVDQTLDAEAKRNAVMATVNASFKPEFLNRLDEVVLFDALNVEELGRIVELHVDELGRRLHDRRLTLEVTDGAKAWLALSGFDPAYGARPLRRLVQREIGDRLAKAILAGEISDGDTVVVDTAADLGELTEGNVDALTGVPSSGLSVRRKD
- a CDS encoding sulfate/molybdate ABC transporter ATP-binding protein; translated protein: MTLSFQAAVAGRGFDVDLAVRPGETLAVMGPNGAGKSTLLASIAGLLRPDSGRAELNGRTLFDLDGANRTWLPPHHRGTALLAQEPLLFPHLSAVDNVSFGPRSGGVPKRDAKQQAMRWLADVEAEHLAGRRPAQLSGGQAQRVAVARALAADPALLLLDEPLAALDIHSAPLLRRLFKRVLAGRQAIIVTHDVLDALVLADRVVILENGKVAEEGPTRTVLERPRSSFAAGLAGLNFIPGTLDGAGVHTSRGMRIAGHHQEQAFPEAGFPKAGGPGVAVFPPSAVSVFLDDAHGSPRNSFAVTITDLEPHGDQIRVRAGGLAADITPSASADLGLAPGMTVHFVVKAAAVSVYGT
- a CDS encoding ABC transporter permease codes for the protein MDRRAYSGIPAWVRVLAVLAAVVVVLPLLAMVLRVDWAQFIPLVTSGPSLTALGLSLRTSAASTVLCVVLGVPLALVLARDSFRLQGLLRSLVLLPLVLPPVVGGIALLYTFGRQGLLGQALEVLGLRIAFSTTAVVLAQTFVALPFLVVSLEGALRTSGSRYEAVAATLGARPGTVFRRVTLPLVLPGLASGAVLSFARSLGEFGATLTFAGSLQGVTRTLPLEIYLQRETDPAAAVALSLVLVAVAVAVVALAYRQPAKSRPWTAKRTTTPAPVRGEVP
- a CDS encoding SRPBCC family protein; amino-acid sequence: MAHAENSITINRPAREVYDFLADGLNNIAWREGVKSISLKEGRAGEPGAIYSQTLTGPKGRPLQGDYKITTAEPGRLLGFEVVAGPARPTGTYTLAGEAGSTTVHFALDAKLPLLMRVLDSMVTRTMESEVAQLSRLKQVLEGR
- the modA gene encoding molybdate ABC transporter substrate-binding protein; its protein translation is MKQPPARSGHPPLRKHVLSLGVLPVVALLLAVLPGCAAGGSVTGAGAGTTANDKPSGEITVFAAASLKQAFTELAGTFEAEHPGTSVALSFAGSSDLASQISQGAPADVFASADTANMKKVQDAGLADGTPENFATNTLAIAVPPGNPAGVTSLKDLARPGIKLVTCARQVPCGAAAARVAQAAGLTLSPVSEENAVTDVLGKVTSGEADAGLVYGTDIKAAGFRAAGIQFPEAGSAVNTYPITGLAGGRNKAAAHAFIDLVAGPEGQKVLAAAGFGPGGQ
- a CDS encoding molybdopterin-binding protein, yielding MALIRISEAARFLGVSDDTVRRWTEQGTLTALRDASGRRAVDGLELATHAQKLAQLPEDPKGGSSSARNRFVGLVTNVITDKVVAQVELQCGPFRVVSLMSSEAVRELGLEPGAVATAVVKATTVIIESSKGRATA
- a CDS encoding DUF4031 domain-containing protein → MAIYIDPPLWPAHGTHFSHLVSDVSLDELHSFAAAAGIPERAFDGDHYDVPERRFNDLVAAGAAPVEGRVLVRRLIASGLRIPARRRNKSLKVPLLNRWEVIMPGHDALFLDLLDRWSEPHRHYHGCTHLLSVLEAIDLLTEPGEPPRAVLLAAWFHDAVYRGIAEQDEEESARLAEDRLADAGLPEEEVAEVARLVRLTSDHRPEPGDDGGALLCDADLSILGAEPDEYARYVAAVRKDYAHIGDADFAAGRSAVVRHLLELDPLFHHRRARALWLDAAHRNLEGELA
- a CDS encoding 2-phosphosulfolactate phosphatase, with amino-acid sequence MNAPGTSPRHTHSANAAHRQLPFAVRLEWGLEGARTVAPGADIAVVVDVLSFSTCVSVALDRGAEVFPYRWRDTTAEDFAAHHRAQLAGPRGGGGLSLSPASLRAADSLDRVVLPSPNGSELCHALAAEVPLVAAACLRNAAATAEWVAANLAADAVVAVVAAGERWPDGTIRPSVEDQIGAGAFIAGLVAASKGGYEAGDGRHGYAPEAVAAMAVFESAEPRLRELLQNCSSGRELSGAGYAEDVDIAAELDGSERAAILRDGSFRPL
- a CDS encoding YccF domain-containing protein, with the protein product MKTLLNIIWLVFGGFWLALGYFLAGVVCCLLIITIPWGIASFRIASYTLWPFGRMVVDKPGGTGVFSLLGNVIWLLVAGIWIAIGHVVTAFAMAVTIVGIPLAIANIKLIPVSLMPLGKQIVPTSTPFVSTYR
- a CDS encoding phosphoribosylanthranilate isomerase translates to MFVKVCGLSTPESVREAVDAGADAVGFVLTASPRVVSPSQAASLLAGVPDSVSPIGVFRDEPVTDAIAIARAAGLEWIQLHGARSRTDVETVHDAGMKLVRAITMGASPDEFEDWGEDLLLIDAAVPGSGESWDYASVAGLPVLEGRNWVLAGGLEAANVGQAAAAAHAWGVDVSSGVEASRGVKDLAKIRAFVNAAKAAATA
- a CDS encoding HutD family protein; translation: MQIIRFEGLKAEPWRNGGGVTREIARQGSADGGWDWRVSIADVAKAGDFSAFPGMERVLTVIEGELLLLTVGGAEQPLEKYRPFRFDGGAATTAALPTGDIRDLNVITRTGAFKAFTSIVELSKKRAHPVFEGQLGVLLQGQAKVSDSAGDPLELGRYDAVVGSDSDSPEILGRGFLAVVSIDPLEPAT